The window GCGGCAGGGCGCATTCAACCATCGCGGGACGTGAAAAGTGGTTAATTATTCCGTAGCGGCCCAATTTAGTGACTGGCGTTTTGTTCAGATTTTGATAGGATGAATCAACCATCGATCCATTGGATTTTCCATTGGATCAATGCTTGGTCCAATGGCTGGTCGTCGCCAAATTGAAATAATGCAATGGCGGCCGGGCACTTGACCGGAGGTTGGCCGCAGCTGCTGTACTTTTCCTGGAGAAAAACAGCTGCGAACAGCCATTGCTACATCGTTTTCATCCAAATCAAGCGACGCCCAATGGCTCTTTTGTGGTACTAGCAAATATCAGCCTGCCCCAGAGCCGCACCGGCGACCTTCGATGCCGCTTAACTTGAACTGAATACTATCCTAGGGGCAAGCGCCATTGGCAGCGCAAAAAGCATTCTTGAGGAGCAGAAATCCGGCGAGTTCTGACAGAGCTATTTCTGTCCCGGGAAATTTTTGGTCCGTATTTTGGCACATTGAGGAGATCGAACATGAGTAAGAATTTGTATGTGGGCAACCTTGCGTTCGGAGTGACCTCCGAAGAGCTGCGCGAAGCGTTTGCGGAGTTTGGCAATGTCACTTCTGCAACCGTGGTGATGGATCGTGAGACAGGCCGATCGCGCGGATTCGGATTCGTCGAAATGTCGGAAGGAGGCGAACAAGCCATCGAGAAACTAAATGGAACTGATTTGAAAGGTCGAAATATTACGGTCAATGAAGCCCGGCCGCGTGAAGAGCGTGGTGGTGGCAGCGGTGGTGGTGGTGGTGGACGGGGCCGCGGTGGATACGGCGACGGTGGACGGCGTCACTAAAAAGTGTTCGTTGCAGGTGGCCGTTGATTGGTCGCCGGTGTTTCGTTGTTTGCTGTTAGCACAAAGGAGATTCGTATTCATGACCGCAACTGAAACCGCCATTTTGACATTTTTTCGCCGCTATCAAATCGGCCCCCATCAAATGTTGTTTTTCAATTCCGGCGACTGCAAACTGGGCCCCGGTTCGTTCCGCTCCGCCATGCAGTCGCTGGTAAGTCGCGGATTGGTCATCAAAGAACGACGTGCTCAAGCGTATTCACTTACCCGAGACGGGTACGATCTTTCGCTGACGGTCGAGGGCGAGATAAAGCGTTAGAGGCAGAACCGCGCGGTGTAATGACCAATCGTGCGTTGGGTCAATCGCGAAAAGGGCGCCGCTTCCTTCTGATTCCCAGTTCCCTCCGGCTTCGGGCGCTATGATCCGTGAGCTACTGCTCGTGCACAGCGGGCGGGGAAAGCGTGATCGCCAAATCTCCTCTTAAATTTCGCTCGATGGTGGCGGTAATTTCATCCAGCGGCAAATGCCCCAAATTCTCGGTGGCGAATGGGTTTTGCAATTCAATTCCCATTTGGTCCAGCGCCATCAGCGGGAAAGCGACCAAAATGGTAATCAAGGGAATCAACCAAATTGCCGAGACTTTGTGGAGCAGTCCGAACGGCAGCGTCACGAGGAACAGCATCAAGAAGCGATGAATTTCGATCGAGTAGACCAACGGCAGCGGCGACTTCAAAATACGCTCACATCCGCCCAGATGATCGATCAATAGTGCCCGCTCCCGATCTGCCTGTAGAAAGGCAAAGTGATCCATGTGAAACTTCTCGGTTGCATCGCGTAACAGTTTGGCAAGCGTTAAAGCGACAAAACTGGGCGCGTGATCGGCCGCCGAAATTTGAGCCGCCGCTTCCTGCCCCACCAAGACTGCAACTTCGGGGCAATTTCGTTGGCCGCGAAGGCTGGCTCGCGCCGTGTGTGCAAACGCCGCGGCCCACTGCACGAACTGTTGCCGCCAATGGGTGTCGTTGGGACCGTATGCTAAAGCAGTGATGACAAGGTTTCGGGATTGATTGACCATGCCTCCCCACAGCTTGCGTGCTTCCCACCAGCGGTCGTAACCGGCATTGGTGCGGAGTACCAGGAGCAATCCCAGGATGCCGCCGGCAATTTCGTAAGGCGCAACATCCAGCCCCAAGTAGGTATTGAACTGGTGTTCGGCGTACCAGGCGGCTGCGCAAACCATTGCGGCAATCACGCCGAATCCAATCACGTGAAGCGTGATGTGCAGCAGGACTGAATTACGAAGCGCCAGTGCTTGACGCCAGAAATTCGCAAACCACTTCATGTGGTGGGTCGTCCATCGCTTTGACGAGTTGGATTGAGGCTGGTCGGAATGACGACAAAGTAAAAACAGACCGCTAGCACATGAGAACAGGTCGGCACAGAAACACGAGCTACAGCCCAAAAGTTAGAGGCAAGTCCGAGAGAACTTCTTTCGGGCGAACAACAGCCCCAGGGCGCCTAAGCCGGTTAAGGCCAGCGTGCTGGGTTCCGGCGTGGGAATGTTGGTGCCGCCGGTATTGGGAACGGTAACGATGGTATCGGGCGTATTAAGGCAGGAGAACGCAATGCCGAACGAGGTTTGCAAGGCCTGAGCAGTTGAAATGTTACCCCAGGGAACCGGATCGAGCACTAACGGCCCGCTGGGGGTATCGAACGTGGCGGTACTCGTCGCATTATGTGGATCAGGCGTGGAGCTGTTGCTAATGGTCAGCATGGTATTTCGATAATCGGCAAACGGAGTGTCGCCTGGCCCCGCTGGAACCAATTGCAAACGAAAAATAATCGAAGAACCGGGATCAAGATCGGCAAACGATATCGTCACAGAATCGTCGGCATTCGTCGGCAAAATCGTAGGCGAGGTAATGCTGGGGAATACGCTGGCACTGGCTCCAGCAATGGGATCGATGTTGGTTTGAATTACCGCTAAGTCCTGCGTCAGATTATGCATTTGAATGGTCAGGCTGCTAATCGGACTTTCCGACGAAGGATCGTTTGTGATTTCAATGTATGGGCGCTGGCGCAAGTACACCCATTCGGCTGCCGTGGTATGCAATCCAGAAGGAACGCCGCCATTTTCCAGCGACGTTAAGTCCTCGGACATAGAAATACTGTACGTGCAATTGGTCGCCCACGAGGTATTAGCCAACAGTAAACAAAACGCGGCGATGGCTAATCCGACTCCTACAACGCGTGCCGTCCTGGATAATACGGGATGCGCGCAAACCATGATCCCCTGTTCCTTTCGGCAACGATACCGCTCTTGCCAAAGCGCGGGCTTTGCCC of the Pirellulales bacterium genome contains:
- a CDS encoding RNA-binding protein, with the protein product MSKNLYVGNLAFGVTSEELREAFAEFGNVTSATVVMDRETGRSRGFGFVEMSEGGEQAIEKLNGTDLKGRNITVNEARPREERGGGSGGGGGGRGRGGYGDGGRRH
- a CDS encoding bestrophin family ion channel, which gives rise to MKWFANFWRQALALRNSVLLHITLHVIGFGVIAAMVCAAAWYAEHQFNTYLGLDVAPYEIAGGILGLLLVLRTNAGYDRWWEARKLWGGMVNQSRNLVITALAYGPNDTHWRQQFVQWAAAFAHTARASLRGQRNCPEVAVLVGQEAAAQISAADHAPSFVALTLAKLLRDATEKFHMDHFAFLQADRERALLIDHLGGCERILKSPLPLVYSIEIHRFLMLFLVTLPFGLLHKVSAIWLIPLITILVAFPLMALDQMGIELQNPFATENLGHLPLDEITATIERNLRGDLAITLSPPAVHEQ
- a CDS encoding PEP-CTERM sorting domain-containing protein: MSEDLTSLENGGVPSGLHTTAAEWVYLRQRPYIEITNDPSSESPISSLTIQMHNLTQDLAVIQTNIDPIAGASASVFPSITSPTILPTNADDSVTISFADLDPGSSIIFRLQLVPAGPGDTPFADYRNTMLTISNSSTPDPHNATSTATFDTPSGPLVLDPVPWGNISTAQALQTSFGIAFSCLNTPDTIVTVPNTGGTNIPTPEPSTLALTGLGALGLLFARKKFSRTCL